Within the Halichoerus grypus chromosome 2, mHalGry1.hap1.1, whole genome shotgun sequence genome, the region ACAGGAAAGCAGTGAAACAGAATGAAACGCCAGCTTGTATGTCGACATGAGTTAATTTAGTATAATATCACACAAACACATATTCCACTTTTTCATTAAACTATAAAATAGGACAATATAATCTAATGATCAGTAGGGTCACAGAAGTCGAAGGAGGGAAATAAATATGTGGTCCAGGCTGCCTGCCTTCAGAGAGAAACTGTATTTTAGGACGTTGCTttgtgtaattaaaatttttctgtccttctgtccagatgaatatatatatattccacactCCGACAAGTAGGTTTCAGAAATTAGATctttggggaagagaaaaagatgagGCATGAGGCACAGCTCCTTGAAACCACGTAGGATGGATCTCAAAGCCTCAAGCCCTTTCTGTAAATGAACAGGTTGGCTCTGGTACTGCCACACCTGTGGCGGGAAGGAAGAGATGGCCAAGGCGAACCTTCTAGACTGTGCTGCTGTGCGTGTCCTGTTACTCTTCCTTCTCACCACAGGAAGCAAATGTCAGCAAAAAGCAATGTCCCTCTTATGCATAAGAACCAGATTCTAGAGTGAAGAAGAACATAGCACCCTTTGCCCTTATGAGAAACCTGTAATAGTGAAGTAGGTAAGCATGGGGGCTGTGGAGTCAGACCACCTGCTAGTGATCCCCAACTCCACCACTTCTGAGCACTGTGACATCCAACAAACTAACCTCTCTGTGTCCTAGGTGTTTTTATCCATAAAATGACAGGTAATTGGTCcattttctcaactataaaatagggatgatgGATTATGAGGATTCAATGGTATAAGCCACTTAAAACACTAACCAGAATGGCTGACGTACTACTTGTAAGCACTCACTgtaattttttccagaaataatgaGCATGTGTTAGGGGCAGAGAGTAGACAAAACTGAGGGTAGATGTTGGTGATTACTGAAAATAACAATGTGGAGTTATTTTAAAGGCAGGGATCTTCCAGATGATCTGAACCAAATCACTGAAAAGCAGAAAAGGCCACAGAAGCTTGACCATTACCTTCCAAGGAGGAACAatcaatttttgaaaatctgGCTAAAAAAATACCCTTGGCTTATATATGATGAGATACTAAATCTTATGTTCTGTGGCCTGTGTCGTAAGCACGGAGTGAAGTCAAGGGGAAATCAAGTGAGTTTTTTTTACGGCACTGACAACTTTAGGACAGAATTTCTCAACGTATATCATCTTAGTGAGGCTCATGCCAAGGCTTCATTAAAGGAAGCAATGAGTGGTTCTCCAGTGAACTGCACCACCACAGAGCTCATGGTGACAATCATGAGCAAAATCACCCTTGGGAGAATAGAGAACTTATTCAGATCATGCCATGCTATTGCCAAGACAGGACGTCCCCTCAAAGACTTTATCTGGATGTGCAAGTTGGATGATATGAAGGGGATTGACATTGGTCCAGTATTCAGAACTAACAAATCAGCAAGAACCTTTACGTATTTTATCCCTGAAGTGGAATGGAGGAATCTAAGAGAGAAACTAGAACAAAGTAAATTTTTCTCTGTCCTCAGTGATGGAATCACAGACAGTTCAACCGAGGAAGCTGAACTTGTCTATGTGCAGTTTGCACGTGCAGGAAAAGTGCATTGCCAAATTGTTGGGGTACAGACAGTAGACAAGAAGGATCCTTTGGCAATAAGAAATGCCATTGAGAAAACTCTAGAAAGAAATCTTCAACTTAAGCTATCGAACCAAGACTGGGCAAAGAAACTGGTTGGTTTTGGAAGTGATGGTGTCCCGGGCTCAGAGGGAGAAAACAATGGGGTGGCTCTGCTT harbors:
- the LOC118545271 gene encoding uncharacterized protein LOC118545271 isoform X1, with the translated sequence MWSYFKGRDLPDDLNQITEKQKRPQKLDHYLPRRNNQFLKIWLKKYPWLIYDEILNLMFCGLCRKHGVKSRGNQVSFFYGTDNFRTEFLNVYHLSEAHAKASLKEAMSGSPVNCTTTELMVTIMSKITLGRIENLFRSCHAIAKTGRPLKDFIWMCKLDDMKGIDIGPVFRTNKSARTFTYFIPEVEWRNLREKLEQSKFFSVLSDGITDSSTEEAELVYVQFARAGKVHCQIVGVQTVDKKDPLAIRNAIEKTLERNLQLKLSNQDWAKKLVGFGSDGVPGSEGENNGVALLLREIQPCALTVYCFAHHLELSYKAVFQSIPLYNDVRNLLLSIYHFYHSSPLLRSSLMTAFKSLHLRPVMPSQVGGRRWLQELQAALQNFLKGYPAIVQQLLSTRTKRTLGGFCHSLSW